In Formosa haliotis, the sequence AATTCTTTATAAGCTTCAAAATCGATGCCTTCTGGTTTGTCGGCAAATTCGTAGTTGTCTTCTAGTCCGTAACCCATATTGGTAAGACCTTTGCTGAAGTTACAGTGTTTTTCTACAAACGATTTGTTAACCCAACCCTTTCTTATAATTTCGTAACAAATAGCATTTGCTACGGCTAAATCTGTTTGAGGTTCAAATAATATAGAACGATCTGACGCCATACTGGAACGTGTTGTTCGCGTGGCAAAATCGACAATCTTGGCACCTCTATTCGCTTTTTGTTCTAACATTCTAGAGAATAATACCGGATGCATTTCTGCCATATTATTTCCCCAAGTCACAAAATAATCGGCATGATCGATATCTTCATAACAGCCCATAGGCTCGTCTGCTCCAAAAGATGATAAAAATCCAGTTACCGCACTAGCCATACATAAACGAGCATTACAATCTAAATTATTGGTACCTATAGCACCTTTCATAAATTTAGAAGCAATATAACCTTCAGGTATTGTAGATTGTCCAGAGGTATACATGGCAACAGCATCTTTTCCGTGCTGAGCAATGGTCTCTTTCATTTTATTAGCAACAATATCTAAAGCCTCGTTTAAAGGCGTTTGTACGTATTTGCCATTTTTTTTAACCAAGGCATGTGTAAGACGATCTTTAGATTGAATACACATGGTTTGGTGATAACCTTTTACACAAAGCAATCCTTTATTTACGGATGAATTTGGATCTCCTTTTACCGCAACAGCTTTGCCATTCTCGGTGCCAACCAATATACCGCAACCTACACCACAAAAACGGCAAGGTCCTTTTTTCCAATCTAGATTAGCACCTTCGGGAATGCCTGCTTCTTGCTCACTGGCAAATAAAATTCCTGGAAACATAGAGGCCGCAGCTGTCATGGCCGATAACATGGCTAACTTTTTAATAAAACTTCTTCTATTGGTTACAGAATTGTTCATAGACGTATTAATTTTGAGGTGAGTTAAAGCCAGAGACCAAAGACAATAGTTTTAGGCTAGGTATAGATTCAATTTTTTCTTTTAGAATTTCTTCTTCTTGTTCGTTGGGAGTTTCGGTAACTAAAGCCAAAAGTTCTTGGTTTTCTGCAGGAACAACTTCACATTGTTCGAGGCCAAGTAATGCGTGCAATAATTCTTCTTTTTGTCCGGAAAGCGGAAGCGCGAGGTAGCTCTTTATTGGCATATATATTGGTTTTAGTTATGAATATTTATGTTTCATCATCTAAGTATTGACAATTTAGCAAAATTTCAACTATATTTTGATAAAAAACATGACAAAAGTCAGTTATATTGAATATTTCTAAATAACTAAGTTGTAGTACGTTATTGTTTATTTAGACCAAAAAGAGGAGCGATAATTGTTGGAAAATAAGGGTTATCCTTAGAGGACGAATTAGGTCGTGAGTAAATGGTGAAATATCAACGGCATTCTAAAAGCTAAAGATGCTATTTTCAGAATTTATGAAAAGTATCATTTGTGCAAAAAAAATAAAGGGTCTTCTAAAAATTTGAGTTTTCGTCAATCAGAGCTCCTGTCTGCCGAGAGGTTTGACGATATAGATTCTCACATGTATGTTATCCATATGATGAGAATCTGAAATAAATTCAGAATAATGTATTTTAATACGTTTTAGGCAGCTGCTTTAGAAATGCTATATTCTCATCTAATCGAACTAATGATAATTTCGTTAATGTAAATAAATTGGACTTTAAACGCCAGGATTCCAGCCAAGGGCAATGGCCACTTGGTTTTGTTCTTTAATAATGGAACGCATCATATAGGGACGTTCTAAACCTACATTTTGAATGGAAGTTTCTACAGGTTGACCGTCTATCGTTACGGTTCCTGTGAAATTTTTTTAGGTTGATGCCCTAAACCATACCTGTTATCTTGAACGAGTAATAACATAAGCATTTTATCGGGACTAGGACTTGAGCAATAAATCCCTAACTCGTCCCACAAATAAACTTGGTTTTTCGATTGTTTAATAGATTCAATTCGATTGGCTTCTCCAAATATGCTTTTTAATGTTGTATAGGTTGTTGGGAAGCTAATTTCTGTATCGTTTATATAAACGGCATGTGTTAGGCATGCAATAGTTATGTCTTGATTTCTTTTTTTTCTTTTGCTCGGATCTCTAAAGTCAAATAGTCCCATGAAATTACGTGTTATTAATTAGCTTCGGGCGTATTTAGTTCAGATGAAATCATGAGTGCAGGTTCCCAAGCCGAAACGGCACCATCGTCGATACTTAAAACAAAGCTACTTCCGTTAGGGACTTCTGCAACATACGATTGAAATCCGAAAGTTTGCCCCGCATGTCCTAACGATAAGTCAAGCAAATCTATAACACCTAAGCCATATCGAATTCCCATAGCCATTTCGTTAAAATATTGCGTTTTTACCAATTTTATAGTTTCAGGGTTTTTAAAGAGTTTTCCATTATACCATGCATTAATAAAAATGTCCATATCATCTAAAGTAGAAATTATTTCTCCGGCAGCACCTGCTAATGAAGGTGGCATATGTACTAATTTTCCTTTATAATGTCCGTCCGGCATGTCTTTAGGGATGTAAACCGATCCGAAAGAGGTGTGTTTTAAATCTAAAGGTTCAATAATATGTTGCTTTATATAGCTTTGAAATGTTTCTCCCGAGTATTTTTCTATAATCATACCTAATAAAGTATAATTTACATTGCAGTAACTCATTTTACTTCCTGGTATAAAAGGCTCTTTAATTGGTTTTGCTTTCGATAAGTTGATGAGGTCTTCTGGAGTGAATTTCATATTTGGGTCGCCATGAATTTCAATTTCTCTTTCATCATCGCCGGTAGTAAAATAATCGGTAAAACCTGTTGTATGGTTTAATAGGTTTTTTACTGTAACAGAATCGATATAATCTTTTCCGTCGATCACTAATAAACCTTCGTATAAATTTTTATTTGGAAGGATATCGGTTAGGCGGTCTTCTAACGAAAATTTATCTGCTTCAACCAATTGTAAAATGGCGCTTGCCGTAAATAATTTTGTGCAGCTTCCAATTTCATAAGGCGTGCTAAAATTTGTTATAGGGGCGTTTGCTCTACCATCAAATCCCAAATAAGAAAACACATCCTCGCTAGTCTCTACTTTAGCCATAACACGACACGAATGTTCTTTAGCATATTTAATTAAAATGCTATCTAGTTTGGTGTGTAAGGAATCGGGCAGGGGCTTGCTAGCGTGTTCTTTAGTTACAACCTCTACATCTTTAGTTTTCGATTGCTCTTTACAAGCAGCAAACAGCGTTAAAAATGTAAAAAAGAAAAACAGATTTTTAATTGTTGTTGTTTTCATAGAAAAATTAATGGAGTTGATTCTAGGTTAAAAGTAAGAAATATAAAGTAAAGGGTGCCGAATTAATGTAATTAAGGTTTTTGAAATCGTGAGTGTCTTTGTTAAAATTATAAGAATTACCTAAGATATGGTGTTTTAAATTTGGTAATGTGGATACGAATTAGATAATATAAATTGAATTATAAAACAGCTATTTTGATTGTTTTTCAGGTAAGCTGTTAAAATTGACGATAAACTGTAATTATTTGAAAAGAATTAGACCAATTGTGTTTAGTAGCTGTATCTTTACAGGAATTTGCTAAGCCTGAAATCGTACGTTAGCGCTACTTGTTCCGATTAAAAATACAAGAGGAATATGTTGATAGCGTTAGCCCGTTTTTTATCTGTAAAACGATATTTGTAACGGATTTTAAAGCGATTTTATCCTTTAAAGATGAGTCTGATTTGGCCTAGAATAAAATTTTTTTAATATATAATTTATAATGAAGCATATCCTTTTTTCCTTATTATTTGTATTTAGTTTAAGTGCTTTTTCTCAAATCTTAGAACCCGTAAAATGGACCACTTCGGTAGAAAAAATATCCGATACCGAATACAACTTAATTTCTACAGCACATATCGATGCAGGTTGGCATTTATATTCGCAAACAGTACCCGATGGCGGACCCATTCCAACAACTTTTATTTACGATAATTCTGAAGAGAATTTCACGATAAACGGCAATACAAAAGAAGGAGAAGGACATACCGTTCAAGATCCGGTGTTTGAAATGGAAATTAAATTTTTTGAAGGTGAAGCGACATTTGTTCAAAACATAAACCTGTCGCAAGCCACGGCAACAATCAACGGTATTGTGGAGTTTATGGTCTGCGACGATACGCGATGTTTACCACCTACCGAAATAGATTTAGAGTTTCAGCTTGGCGATAAAAAAGCCTTAACAACCGAAACAAAATCGGAGGTCATTCCTGCAGCAACATTAGAGAAAAACATAGAAAAAACCGAGAAATCGGTCGCTAGCAAAGGACTTTGGTCTATCTTTTTTATTGCGTTTTTATCGGGCTTTGCAGCCTTGTTAACCCCTTGTGTGTTTCCTATGATTCCTATGACGGTGAGCTTTTTTACCAAACAAAGTAAAACTAAGGCTGCTGGTATAAAAAATGCTATTATTTACGGGATAAGCATTATTGTAATTTATGTGTTATTAGGGACAGCAGTCACCGGAATTTTTGGAGCGAGTGCCTTAAATGCCTTAGCAACCAATGTGTGGTTTAATGTTATTTTCTTTATTCTACTGGTGGTTTTTGCCTTTTCGTTCTTGGGTGCTTTCGAAATTGTTTTACCAAACTCATGGGCAAATAAAGTCGATTCTCAAGCCGATCGTGGCGGACTTGTAGGGATTTTCTTTATGGCCTTAGCATTGGCTATTGTGTCGTTCTCTTGTACCGGACCTATTGTAGGTACCTTATTAGTAGAATCAGCATCTAAAGGAGGAGCCGCTCCAATTATTGGAATGTTTGGTTTCTCGCTTGCCATAGCCTTGCCTTTTGCCTTATTCGCCGCTTTTCCAGGGTGGTTAAATTCATTACCAAAATCTGGAGGTTGGTTAAACACCGTAAAAGTGGTTTTAGGATTTTTAGAGTTGGCTTTAGCGTTTAAATTTTTAAGTCAGGCCGATTTAGTATTACAACTTCACATATTAGAGCGCGAGGTCTTTATCGCGATTTGGATTGCCATTTTTGGAGCTTTAGCTTTTTATTTATTCGGAAAAATTCAATTGCCACACGATTCGCCATTAACACATATTTCGGTAGGGCGATTAAGTTTAGGCCTAATCGTATTAAGTTTTACTATTTATATGATTCCAGGGCTTTGGGGAGCACCTTTAAATTTAATTAGTGCCTTTCCGCCGCCGTTAGAATACAGCGAATCTCCTTACGGTGTCGGATTCTCCAAGTTAGGATCGGGCGGTAGTGCATCGGCTCATGGCGATTTACCAGAAGGCGCCCATTTATTAGCACCACACGATATTATGGCCTTTAACGATTACGATACAGGATTAGCCTATGCTAAAAAAGTAGGAAAACCGGTGATGTTAGATTTTACAGGTTGGGCATGTGTAAACTGCCGAAAAATGGAACAAAATGTATGGCCAGATCCAGGTGTTTTAAATATTCTTAAAAACGATGTGGTATTAATCTCATTGTATGTAGACGATAAACGCGAATTAGAACCCGAAGAAGTTACAGAGTCGCAATTAAAACCAGGCAAGCAGTTAAAGTATATCGGGCAAAAATGGAGTGAATTACAAACCATAAAATATAAGTCTAACTCACAACCATTTTACGTGATCATCGATCATAACGAAGACAAGTTGGTAGAGCCTGTAGGCTATCTGCCAGATGTGCCAGACTATAAAGCTTGGTTAGAGGAAGGGGTGGAGAATTTTAAAGAAGAATAGGTAAACTCGACGTAAAACAGAGCTTATAAAAAAATCATCAGTACGTTTTAATGTGTACTGATGATTTTTTTTGTTTTTCAACTAGATCAAATTATTTTTTTGTTAGAGATCATAAGAGTTTTAAACAGCTTCATTTAATAATCGCAAGTATTTTATTAAGGTTTCCTCGCTGTCCTGATCTGTTTCGTTCTTGTATTGTTCCAGTAAATTATCGTGCTGATTAAGTAAAGTTTCAAAGTTCTCAGAAGTAATGGTTTTAACCTCATTTGTTTCCTTATCTATGGCATATAGGAATCTTAGTTTGGCCAGTTTAGCACCTTGTATGGCTCCGCCAATAGCACCAAGGGCATAGCCCGTTTTCATTTGCTTTTTTCGTTCACTTTGGTCCTGAGAAATACCACCTCTAAAAACTAAATATTTTCCGTCGGAAATTACATTAGCATACCAAGGCTGCACTTTATATGTAAAGCAATTGATGTATAGAGAATCGCCGGTAGAATGGGCTAAAACCTCTTTCTTTAATACTTTTTTCTGAAGGGATTTGTCTGGAGAAACTAATTTGTAATCATTTCCACCGTTCATAGCGATGTCACTCGACGTTCTTTTTTCAATTTTTAAATCATACTGTTGCGAAGGTGTTTTGTTTACAAGCTCGTCGAAACTCATATAAGTCCCTTTCGGAAAGTTGGTTTGTGAAAATATTTGATTTCCAAAAATCAAAGTCATCACTAAAATCAATGGTATTGTTTTCATCTTAAATTGATTAATTTTCTGTCAAATGTATATTATTTCTAATCTCAAATTTAAAATGGATTCTACTTTATTTTCAGTTGTTAAATAAGTAGGTTTTCAGACTTATTATAACACAAAAAACGGATTGGTTTTAGTGGCCAATCCGTTTTTTTATATTCAAAATAGCTATGAATATTATATGGTCATGGAAAATAATTTGGTGTCGGGTTTGTTTTTTAATAAACGTAAATCGAATGCCATACAAATGTTTCTAATAAACATGCGTCCTGCTTCTTTTACAATTAAATGATCGTCAAAAATATCGAGTACACCATCGGCTTCCATCTCTTTTAAGTGCGATAAAATTTCAGGAAGTTCTTGTAATTGCATTTCTGGAGCTTTCCAAGAAGTTTCAAGATTACACATAATATTTAAGATGTGTTTTCTAACAATAAGATCTTTTTCGGTTAATAAATGACCTTTGAAAATTGGAAGCTCATTAGCATTTAAACGAGCGTAATAGTCATCTATATTTTTTTCATTCTGAGCAAAACTGTACCAAGAATCGCTGATAGACGACACTCCTAGACCGAGCATAAGCTGAGTTTTTCCAGAGGTATAGCCCATAAAATTTCGGTGCAAAGCTTTGTTTTTCATGGCCATATACATGCTGTCTGTAGGTAATGCAAAGTGGTCCATGCCAATCTCTACATAGCCCGCATCAAAAAATAATTGCTTTCCTAATTCGTATAATGCGCGCTTTTCGTTGTCTTGTGGTAAATCTGAATCTTTAAAACCACGTTGTCCATTTCCCTTAATCCACGGCACATGGGCATAGCTGTAATAGGCGATGCGGTCTGGTTTTAATTCGACCGTCTTTTTAATAGTATCGCGTATGCTGTCTTCGGTTTGGAAAGGTAAACCGAATATTAAATCGTGACTTACAGAATCGTAACCAATAGCTCTAGAATCTTCGGTAACCCGTTTTACCACTTCAAAAGATTGCATACGGTGAATGGCCTTTTGTACTATAGGGTCGTAATCTTGAATGCCAAAACTATTACGTTTAAAGCCTAAATTATACAAAGCTTGAAGTTGTTCTTTTCGTGTGTAATTAGGATGACCTTCAAAGCTAAATTCGAAATCTTTAGCCCTGTTAGCAGTTTCAAAAATACCGTTTATTAACTTGGTTAAATTTTCTGAAGAAAAGAACGTTGGCGTTCCGCCGCCCAAATGAATTTCCTTTATGTTTGGTCTCTCTTCTAAGATGTCGCAATACATATTCCATTCTTTTAAAACCATTTCTACGTAAGGAACTTCAACACCATGTTGCTTTGTAATACGTTTGTTACAGGCGCAAAAGGTGCATAAACTTTCACAAAAAGGTAAATGTATGTATAGACTTATTCCTTCGGAAGTATTTGATTCTTTAAACGATTTTTTAATGGTTTTAATCCAATTTTCAAGACTAATCCCTTGCTCGTCCCAATAAGGTACGGTAGGGTAACTCGTATAGCGAGGTCCTGGAATGTTGTATTTCTGAATTAAATTATTCATACGATCTTAAATTTTTGACTTCAGAATTCATCATTTCTAAAGTCGGTATTTGGGATTGCAAAAATACGATTTATTTAACGGATGTTTTACTCTTTTTAAGAATTAACTGTAGCTTCTTTTAAAAACGGATAATCGGTATAACCTCGTGCTCCTAAACCTCCAAAAAGGGTGTGGTTATCGGATATTTCATTTAAAGAGGCATTGGTTTTTACACGTTCTGGGTAATCTGGATTGGTTAAAAAATGTCTCCCGAAACCTATTAAATCGACTAAATTTTCTTGTAATAAGGCATTTCCAATGTCGGGTGTTTTATTTCCAGTAGCAATTATAGTGTTCTTAAAGGTGGCTCTTAAATGAGTTCGGAAATCATCGGGAATAATGGGAGCATCATCCCAGTCGGCCTCACTTAAATGTAAATAAGCAATATCTAAATCGCTAAGTTTTTTCGCTGCTAGCATAATGGTGTCTAAAATTTCTGGATCGTCCATATCTTTAAATTTTATAAACGGAGCCAGACGCACACCAACCTTATCCTGCCCAATAGCATCGGTAATTGCTTGAGTAATTTCCATTAACAAACGTACTTGGTTTTCTTTGCTAGATCCATAATCATCTATACGTTTGTTGGCATTACTTCGTAAAAACTGATCGATTAAATAGCCGTTTCCACCATGAATTTCTACACCGTCAAATCCGGCTTCTATGGCATTTAAAGCGCCTTGTTTAAAATCGTTAATGGTGATGTCGATGTCCTCTTGGGTCATCGCTCTGGGAGTTTCTACAGGCACAAAGGTAGCATCGCCATTAGGAGCGCCATCAAAAATATAAACCGAAGTGTCTTTTGCTATTTTTGCTGAAGGAGCGATAGGTTGTAATCCGTTTACTTTAGAAGAGCTTATACGGCCTACATGCCAAAGCTGAAGAAATATTTTACTTCCTTTTTTGTGAACTTCGTTCGTGATTAATTTCCAGCCTTCTATTTGTTCTTGAGTGTAAATTCCGGGTGTGTTGGCATATCCTTTTCCTTGTAACGAAATTTGAGTTGCTTCAGTTATAATGATACCGGCCGATGCCCGTTGCCCATAATATCTTGCCATGAGTTTATTAGGAACATCTCCTGGTTGCGATGCTCTAGAACGCGTCATTGGTGCCATTAAAAATCTGTTTTTTAAAGCTAATCCGCTTAAGTTATAGGGGTTAAAAAGTGCTTGTGTTTTCATGATGATATAGGTTTGAACTAATTACAATACAAAGTTAGAGGAGGTTTAAATAAATTAATTGTAATAAAACACTATATATTTGTAATATCTAATTAAGTTGTAAATGAGACGATTATTTAGCAGGCAGGCATTAAATGTATTCCAAATCGAATTGGAAGAATGGCCACATGCTGTGCATACCCATAATTTTTACGAATTAATTTTAATTGTTGAAGGTCATGGTATTCATAATCTTAACGATGTTAGTTTTCCTTATAAAAAGGGCGATGTGTTTTTGTTAACCCCAGAAGATTGGCA encodes:
- a CDS encoding DUF6563 family protein; the protein is MKTIPLILVMTLIFGNQIFSQTNFPKGTYMSFDELVNKTPSQQYDLKIEKRTSSDIAMNGGNDYKLVSPDKSLQKKVLKKEVLAHSTGDSLYINCFTYKVQPWYANVISDGKYLVFRGGISQDQSERKKQMKTGYALGAIGGAIQGAKLAKLRFLYAIDKETNEVKTITSENFETLLNQHDNLLEQYKNETDQDSEETLIKYLRLLNEAV
- the hemN gene encoding oxygen-independent coproporphyrinogen III oxidase is translated as MNNLIQKYNIPGPRYTSYPTVPYWDEQGISLENWIKTIKKSFKESNTSEGISLYIHLPFCESLCTFCACNKRITKQHGVEVPYVEMVLKEWNMYCDILEERPNIKEIHLGGGTPTFFSSENLTKLINGIFETANRAKDFEFSFEGHPNYTRKEQLQALYNLGFKRNSFGIQDYDPIVQKAIHRMQSFEVVKRVTEDSRAIGYDSVSHDLIFGLPFQTEDSIRDTIKKTVELKPDRIAYYSYAHVPWIKGNGQRGFKDSDLPQDNEKRALYELGKQLFFDAGYVEIGMDHFALPTDSMYMAMKNKALHRNFMGYTSGKTQLMLGLGVSSISDSWYSFAQNEKNIDDYYARLNANELPIFKGHLLTEKDLIVRKHILNIMCNLETSWKAPEMQLQELPEILSHLKEMEADGVLDIFDDHLIVKEAGRMFIRNICMAFDLRLLKNKPDTKLFSMTI
- a CDS encoding DUF7738 domain-containing protein, which encodes MGLFDFRDPSKRKKRNQDITIACLTHAVYINDTEISFPTTYTTLKSIFGEANRIESIKQSKNQVYLWDELGIYCSSPSPDKMLMLLLVQDNRYGLGHQPKKISQEP
- a CDS encoding serine hydrolase domain-containing protein; the protein is MKTTTIKNLFFFFTFLTLFAACKEQSKTKDVEVVTKEHASKPLPDSLHTKLDSILIKYAKEHSCRVMAKVETSEDVFSYLGFDGRANAPITNFSTPYEIGSCTKLFTASAILQLVEADKFSLEDRLTDILPNKNLYEGLLVIDGKDYIDSVTVKNLLNHTTGFTDYFTTGDDEREIEIHGDPNMKFTPEDLINLSKAKPIKEPFIPGSKMSYCNVNYTLLGMIIEKYSGETFQSYIKQHIIEPLDLKHTSFGSVYIPKDMPDGHYKGKLVHMPPSLAGAAGEIISTLDDMDIFINAWYNGKLFKNPETIKLVKTQYFNEMAMGIRYGLGVIDLLDLSLGHAGQTFGFQSYVAEVPNGSSFVLSIDDGAVSAWEPALMISSELNTPEAN
- a CDS encoding alkene reductase; the encoded protein is MKTQALFNPYNLSGLALKNRFLMAPMTRSRASQPGDVPNKLMARYYGQRASAGIIITEATQISLQGKGYANTPGIYTQEQIEGWKLITNEVHKKGSKIFLQLWHVGRISSSKVNGLQPIAPSAKIAKDTSVYIFDGAPNGDATFVPVETPRAMTQEDIDITINDFKQGALNAIEAGFDGVEIHGGNGYLIDQFLRSNANKRIDDYGSSKENQVRLLMEITQAITDAIGQDKVGVRLAPFIKFKDMDDPEILDTIMLAAKKLSDLDIAYLHLSEADWDDAPIIPDDFRTHLRATFKNTIIATGNKTPDIGNALLQENLVDLIGFGRHFLTNPDYPERVKTNASLNEISDNHTLFGGLGARGYTDYPFLKEATVNS
- a CDS encoding protein-disulfide reductase DsbD family protein, with protein sequence MKHILFSLLFVFSLSAFSQILEPVKWTTSVEKISDTEYNLISTAHIDAGWHLYSQTVPDGGPIPTTFIYDNSEENFTINGNTKEGEGHTVQDPVFEMEIKFFEGEATFVQNINLSQATATINGIVEFMVCDDTRCLPPTEIDLEFQLGDKKALTTETKSEVIPAATLEKNIEKTEKSVASKGLWSIFFIAFLSGFAALLTPCVFPMIPMTVSFFTKQSKTKAAGIKNAIIYGISIIVIYVLLGTAVTGIFGASALNALATNVWFNVIFFILLVVFAFSFLGAFEIVLPNSWANKVDSQADRGGLVGIFFMALALAIVSFSCTGPIVGTLLVESASKGGAAPIIGMFGFSLAIALPFALFAAFPGWLNSLPKSGGWLNTVKVVLGFLELALAFKFLSQADLVLQLHILEREVFIAIWIAIFGALAFYLFGKIQLPHDSPLTHISVGRLSLGLIVLSFTIYMIPGLWGAPLNLISAFPPPLEYSESPYGVGFSKLGSGGSASAHGDLPEGAHLLAPHDIMAFNDYDTGLAYAKKVGKPVMLDFTGWACVNCRKMEQNVWPDPGVLNILKNDVVLISLYVDDKRELEPEEVTESQLKPGKQLKYIGQKWSELQTIKYKSNSQPFYVIIDHNEDKLVEPVGYLPDVPDYKAWLEEGVENFKEE